From a region of the Cucumis sativus cultivar 9930 chromosome 6, Cucumber_9930_V3, whole genome shotgun sequence genome:
- the CPC-1 gene encoding bifunctional 3-dehydroquinate dehydratase/shikimate dehydrogenase, chloroplastic yields the protein MEFGPAFSGLGIRTEGISRNSTLICVPIMSESIDKMIVDVKKAGENGADIVEIRLDALKIFNPHEDLKLLIKESPLPTLFTYRPNWEGGQYDGDENQRLDVLRLAMKLGADYIDVELQVAREFIDSIQQEKPNNFKVIVSNHNYKKTPSLEDLGSLVAEIQATGADIVKIATTALDITDVARMFQVLVYSQVPIIGLVMKDRGFICRLLCPKYGGYLTFGTLEEGIVSAPGQPTIKDLLNLYNFRHIGPDTKVFGIIGNPVGDSKLPALYNELFKLVGLDAIYVPLLVDDPTKFLDTYSSSDIGGFSVTIPHKEAVFKYCDEVDSVAKATGAVNFVLRRQSDGKLCGYNTDCYGAISAIEDGLLGLHNDSFAVSSRLAGKLVVVIGAGGVGKAVAYGAKQKGARIVIANRSFDRARELADRVGGQSVSLADLENFHPEDGMILVNATPIGMQPKVDETPIPKHALKRYSLVFDAVYTPRMTRLLREAEESGAAIVPGLEMFTRQAYEQYEGFTGLPAPKERIRKFLADN from the exons ATGGAGTTTGGG CCGGCATTTTCTGGCTTAGGCATCAGAACTGAAGGGATTAGCAGGAATTCAACACTTATTTGTGTGCCAATAATGTCAGAATCAATTGACAAGATGATTGTTGACGTTAAGAAAGCTGGAGAGAATGGTGCTGACATTGTGGAGATAAGATTGGACGCattgaagattttcaatccCCATGAAGATCTTAAACTTCTCATTAAGGAGTCCCCTCTACCCACCTTATTCACTTACAG ACCAAATTGGGAGGGTGGTCAGTATGATGGTGATGAAAACCAACGACTGGATGTTCTTCGATTAGCCATGAAATTGGGAGCAGACTATATTGATGTTGAGCTTCAG GTGGCTCGGGAGTTCATTGACTCTATACAGCAAGAGAAGCCAAACAATTTTAAAGTCATTGTTTCCAATCACAATTATAAGAAGACCCCATCTTTAGAGGATTTAGGGAGTCTTGTTGCAGAAATCCAAGCAACTGGAGCTGACATTGTGAAGATTGCAACGACTGCATTGGATATCACTGATGTTGCTCGCATGTTTCAAGTACTTGTCTATTCACAA GTTCCAATAATTGGACTGGTTATGAAGGATAGAGGATTCATTTGTCGACTACTTTGCCCCAAATATGGTGGTTATCTTACTTTTGGTACCCTTGAGGAGGGAATAGTTTCAGCTCCTGGTCAACCGACCATCAAAGATCTATTAAATCTATACAACTTCAGACACATAGGGCCTGACACTAAGGTCTTTGGCATTATTGGAAACCCTGTAGGTGACAGCAAATTACCTGCATTGTACAATGAGCTTTTCAAGTTAGTTGGTCTCGACGCCATTTATGTTCCCTTATTGGTGGACGATCCTACCAAGTTCTTAGATACTTATTCATCAAGTGATATTGGCGGATTCAG TGTTACAATCCCACACAAGGAAGCAGTATTCAAATATTGCGATGAGGTTGATTCAGTTGCAAAG GCAACTGGAGCTGTTAACTTTGTTCTTAGAAGACAATCTGATGGAAAATTATGTGGCTATAACACAGATTGTTATGGTGCTATTTCAGCCATTGAAGACGGATTACTCG GCTTGCATAACGACAGCTTCGCAGTCAGTTCACGCTTAGCTGGAAAGCTCGTTGTTGTCATTGGTGCTGGTGGAGTTGGCAAAGCTGTTGCTTATGGTGCAAAACAAAAGGGAGCCAGGATTGTAATTGCTAACCGCTCGTTTG ATCGGGCTAGAGAACTTGCAGACCGTGTTGGGGGACAGTCTGTGTCACTTGCTGACTTAGAAAATTTTCACCCAGAGGATGGCATGATTCTTGTCAACGCTACGCCAATTGGAATGCAGCCCAAAGTTGATGAAACTCCCATTCCAaag CATGCTCTAAAACGCTACTCCCTGGTTTTCGATGCTGTTTACACACCAAGAATGACTAGACTCTTGCGGGAAGCTGAGGAGTCTGGAGCAGCTATTGTTCCTGGGTTGGAGATGTTCACCAGGCAAGCATATGAACAATATGAAGGGTTCACCGGCCTACCTG CA
- the LOC101207337 gene encoding crossover junction endonuclease EME1B: MSQPIILSDEEDRYSTPIPIPSKKRRTESDLLPNIKSTVLVLDDDPTPQKSNHNSAASFVPETPLSPQPSSDVAIVKCTKAGLNLHARDLNSDQKFAGISGLICLESDNESESDSQKKKCEQSEWIGSDCYEMKNIGASLPFDSAGSGSSLGNDDLQEISGDMKHSTFGRDDDIYQVHDYPEEDNVGMEQNDNSMKTTGRKANAEKVTRKKATKDDKISLMEEKKKKKELEKLQKAAQKAEAAEMKKMQKEKQKWEKGKLALKSIVAEIDAKVVELGSIGGHLLTRFAEKGITFRIKSNPIERSILWTMNVPEHISASSKGLEISYVLLVYEAENFCELLSKESFMDHVARVQSRYPSHTICYLTNRLMAFINKREQEKYKNLTCSNDWIRPPVEEELAKLTTHFVKVRSRQCVDEAEVADHIVGLTCGLASCQFRKKLTHLSVNANGSIIPKDCVDRNMIKKSLWLKALVAIPKVQPRFAIAVWKKYPTMKSLLSVYMDPRKSVHEKEFLLKDLTIEGLLGDDRRLGEICSKRVYRILMAQNGNMRTDDVEEGADLFRSQLS; this comes from the exons ATGTCCCAGCCGATCATCCTCTCCGACGAGGAGGACCGTTACTCTACACCTATCCCCATCCCCTCCAAGAAACGTCGAACTGAATCAGATCTCCTTCCGAACATAAAATCCACTGTTCTTGTGCTGGATGATGATCCGACTCCACAAAAATCCAATCACAACTCTGCGGCCTCGTTCGTGCCGGAGACGCCTCTTTCTCCGCAGCCGAGTTCTGACGTCGCAATTGTTAAATGTACGAAGGCGGGATTGAACTTGCATGCTAGGGATTTGAATTCGGACCAGAAGTTTGCTG GAATCAGTGGATTGATATGCTTGGAGTCCGATAACGAGTCTGAAAGTGATTCTCAGAAGAAAAAGTGTGAACAGAGCGAATGGATTGGTTCTGACTGTTATGAGATGAAGAACATAGGAGCGTCTCTTCCATTTGACTCGGCAGGATCGGGATCTTCTCTTG GTAATGACGATCTGCAGGAAATTTCTGGGGATATGAAGCATTCAACTTTTGGGCGAGATGATGATATATATCAG GTTCATGATTATCCTGAAGAGGATAACGTTGGAATGGAGCAGAATGATAACAGTATGAAAACAACTGGAAGGAAAGCCAACGCCGAGAAGGTCACGAGGAAGAAGGCAACTAAAGATGACAAGATTAGCTTaatggaagagaagaagaaaaagaaggaa CTAGAGAAGTTGCAAAAGGCAGCTCAAAAGGCTGAAGCTGcagagatgaagaaaatgcagaaagagaaacaaaagtgGGAAAAGGGCAAACTTGCATTGAAGTCCATTGTGGCAGAAATTGATGCAAAAGTGGTGGAGTTGGGATCAATCGGTG GTCATCTGCTGACAAGGTTTGCTGAAAAAGGCATTACATTCCGTATCAAGTCCAATCCTATTGAAAGGTCAATTTTGTGGACTATGAATGTTCCAGAGCATATTTCTGCG TCTTCAAAAGGACTGGAGATTTCATATGTATTATTAGTGTATGAGGCTGAAAATTTTTGTGAGCTTCTTAGCAAGGAGTCATTTATGGATCACGTTGCCAGAGTACAAAGCCGTTACCCATCCCACACTATCTGTTACCTCACCAATAGGTTAATGgcatttatcaataaaag GGAACAGGAGAAGTACAAGAACTTAACATGCAGTAATGATTGGATACGCCCACCTGTTGAGGAG GAATTGGCGAAATTGACTACGCACTTTGTCAAGGTGCGTTCTAGGCAGTGTGTAGATGAAGCAGAGGTAGCTGACCATATAGTTGGTTTGACATGCGGTCTGGCATCCTGCCAGTTCAG GAAAAAGCTGACACATCTATCTGTCAATGCAAACGGATCCATTATACCCAAAGACTGTGTTGACAGGAATATGATAAAGAAGAGCTTGTG GTTAAAAGCCTTAGTAGCAATCCCAAAGGTACAACCACGGTTTGCCATCGCAGTATGGAAGAAATATCCAACAATGAAATCTCTTTTGAGTGTGTACATGGATCCACGTAAATCT GTGCACGAAAAGGAATTTCTACTGAAAGACTTGACGATCGAGGGTTTACTCGGCGACGATAGAAGATTAGGAGAGATATGTTCAAAGAGAGTGTATAGGATACTTATGGCTCAAAATGGAAACATGAGAACTGACGACGTTGAGGAGGGTGCTGACTTGTTCAGATCCCAATtgtcttaa